The Terriglobia bacterium genome has a segment encoding these proteins:
- a CDS encoding SUMF1/EgtB/PvdO family nonheme iron enzyme encodes MVLIPQGWFWMGSDNRYSWESPRHRVWLDAFEIAETAATRREYECFLSDTGYAEPSGWSSSVFADPGQPVVGVSWFAAVAYCEWFSRRKGQEYRLPTEAEWEKACRGGREDSEYAWGNETPDTIEYFNAHTWKGPRRVAEWHPNGYGLFNIGDNVHEWCTDWYSAEYYASSPERNPTGPEAGTRRVSRGGSWRHQIKASRAAHRSSLPPQFAYTDYGFRVVKNL; translated from the coding sequence ATGGTTTTGATTCCTCAAGGTTGGTTCTGGATGGGTTCGGACAACCGTTATTCCTGGGAGAGTCCCCGGCACCGCGTCTGGCTGGATGCATTCGAAATCGCGGAAACCGCTGCCACCCGCCGCGAGTATGAATGCTTCTTATCGGATACCGGCTACGCCGAACCTTCCGGCTGGTCCAGTTCCGTTTTTGCCGATCCCGGCCAACCCGTGGTTGGTGTGAGTTGGTTTGCCGCAGTTGCCTATTGCGAGTGGTTTTCGAGAAGGAAAGGGCAGGAATACCGGCTTCCAACAGAAGCGGAATGGGAAAAGGCATGCCGGGGAGGGCGCGAGGACAGCGAGTATGCCTGGGGGAATGAAACGCCCGACACCATCGAATACTTTAACGCCCATACCTGGAAGGGGCCGCGCCGTGTTGCGGAATGGCATCCCAATGGATACGGCCTGTTCAATATCGGGGACAATGTTCATGAATGGTGTACGGACTGGTACTCCGCGGAGTATTACGCGTCCTCGCCCGAGCGGAATCCAACCGGTCCGGAAGCAGGAACGCGGCGCGTTTCGCGAGGCGGCTCGTGGCGCCACCAGATCAAGGCTTCGCGCGCTGCGCATCGCAGCAGTCTGCCGCCGCAGTTTGCCTACACGGATTACGGGTTTCGTGTTGTGAAGAACCTGTAG
- a CDS encoding CBS domain-containing protein: MGLLRIARTPLVTVNPNTTVMEAVRIMDTERIGAVAVTQDGRLIGMFSERDLMLRVVSERQEPARILIQDVMTSPVETIHRDSTADEALKLMLEKHIRHLPIVDRDGKLAGMISMRSLLHDKIAELTDQLDSLEAYFTADGVGG; encoded by the coding sequence ATGGGTCTTCTGAGAATTGCTCGTACGCCCCTCGTGACGGTGAACCCCAATACAACCGTTATGGAAGCGGTTCGGATCATGGACACGGAAAGGATCGGCGCCGTCGCTGTGACTCAAGACGGCCGCCTTATCGGTATGTTCAGCGAGCGCGACTTGATGCTGCGCGTAGTATCCGAACGACAAGAGCCCGCGCGAATTCTAATTCAAGACGTCATGACCTCGCCGGTCGAAACCATTCATCGCGATTCAACGGCAGATGAAGCTCTGAAACTCATGCTCGAAAAGCACATCCGCCATCTGCCGATCGTCGACCGCGACGGCAAGCTCGCAGGAATGATTTCGATGAGAAGCCTTCTGCACGACAAGATCGCAGAGCTTACCGATCAGCTCGATTCACTGGAAGCGTACTTCACCGCTGATGGAGTCGGCGGTTAG